One segment of Castanea sativa cultivar Marrone di Chiusa Pesio chromosome 3, ASM4071231v1 DNA contains the following:
- the LOC142629650 gene encoding glutathione S-transferase L3-like, translating into MAAATVNEHLPTALDATSEPPPLFDGTTRLYISYTCPFAQRVWITRNYKGLHDNIKLVPINLQNRPAWYKEKVYHENKVPALEHNGKIIGESLDLIRYVDINFEGPSLRPDDLAKKEFAHEELLPYIDTFNKTVYTSFKGDAVKEASPAFDHLENALHKFDDGPFFLGQFSLVDIAYIPFVERFQIFFSAMWNYDITTGRPKLAKWIEELNKIDAYKSTKADPKVIVETFKARFLAQH; encoded by the exons ATGGCTGCTGC GACCGTGAACGAGCATCTTCCGACAGCTTTGGATGCCACTTCTGAACCACCTCCTCTATTTGATGGAACTACAAG GTTGTACATCTCTTACACATGCCCATTTGCACAGCGTGTGTGGATCACCAGGAACTATAAG GGATTACATGACAACATTAAATTAGTTCCTATTAACCTTCAGAACAGGCCTGCTTGGTACAAAGAGAAAGTTTACCATGAAAACAAG GTACCCGCATTGGAACACAATGGCAAAATCATTGGGGAGAGCCTTGATTTGATTAGATATGTCGACATCAACTTTGAAGGGCCTTCTCTTCGCCCCGAT GATCTTGCTAAAAAAGAGTTTGCTCATGAAGAATTATTACCCTACATTGATACCTTCAACAAGACAGTGTACACATCGTTCAAAGGAGACGCAGTTAAAGAAGCTA GTCCTGCTTTTGACCATCTGGAGAATGCTCTTCACAAGTTTGATGATGGGCCTTTCTTCCTTGGTCAATTCAGTTTG GTGGACATAGCTTACATCCCGTTTGTTGAAAGATTCCAAATCTTCTTTTCAGCTATGTGGAATTATGACATCACCACAGGAAGGCCTAAACTTGCTAAATGGATCGAG GAGTTAAACAAGATTGATGCTTATAAGTCAACGAAGGCGGATCCCAAAGTGATTGTTGAAACATTCAAGGCCCGATTTTTG GCTCAGCACTGA